The following proteins are encoded in a genomic region of Natrarchaeobius halalkaliphilus:
- a CDS encoding elongation factor 1-beta: MGKVAAKIKVMPNSPEIDLDVLQERLESSLPEGAKINGVEREEVAFGLVALYPTVIVPDGSGGTETVEENFTEVDGVESVGVENVGRI; this comes from the coding sequence ATGGGAAAAGTAGCCGCCAAAATCAAGGTAATGCCGAATAGTCCCGAAATCGACCTCGATGTGCTCCAGGAGCGTCTCGAGAGCTCTCTCCCCGAGGGTGCAAAGATCAACGGCGTCGAACGCGAAGAAGTCGCTTTCGGCCTCGTTGCGCTCTATCCCACCGTGATCGTCCCGGACGGCTCGGGTGGAACGGAGACCGTCGAAGAGAACTTCACCGAAGTCGACGGCGTCGAAAGTGTCGGCGTCGAGAACGTCGGCCGCATCTAG
- a CDS encoding RNA polymerase Rpb4 family protein — translation MTIFKEIVDEEFLTVSETKELLADIESERALDEDRELPYELARAIEHVNRFTHLEPEEAQQLVEDLRELEKVDEPTAYKIANLLPRNRDELRSVYAQQRYSLSGDELDDILNAVARYA, via the coding sequence ATGACGATCTTCAAAGAGATCGTCGACGAGGAGTTCCTTACGGTGTCGGAAACGAAGGAACTTCTCGCCGACATCGAATCCGAGCGCGCACTGGACGAGGACCGCGAGCTCCCCTACGAGCTTGCACGAGCGATCGAGCACGTCAACCGGTTCACCCATCTCGAGCCCGAGGAGGCCCAACAGCTCGTCGAGGACCTCCGCGAACTCGAGAAAGTCGACGAGCCGACCGCCTACAAGATCGCGAACCTGCTCCCGAGAAACCGAGACGAGCTTCGATCGGTCTACGCACAGCAGCGGTACTCGCTGTCGGGGGACGAACTCGACGACATACTCAACGCCGTCGCGCGGTACGCCTGA
- a CDS encoding HVO_2753 family zinc finger protein, protein MSTTDDREIRSCVSCGINIAGTNAAAFKCPDCGAQIYRCAKCRKQSNLYECSKCGFTGP, encoded by the coding sequence ATGAGTACGACGGACGACCGCGAGATTCGGTCCTGCGTTTCCTGTGGGATCAACATCGCTGGGACGAACGCAGCCGCGTTCAAGTGCCCGGACTGTGGTGCCCAGATATACCGCTGTGCCAAGTGCCGAAAGCAAAGCAACCTCTACGAGTGCTCCAAGTGTGGGTTCACCGGACCCTGA
- a CDS encoding 50S ribosomal protein L21e: MPNSSGPRQGTRNKLSNDPRDRGTSPPQRAIQQYETGEMVHLKIDPSVHKGRYHPRFDGQTGEVVGKQGNAFKVQITDGGKEKTLIVTAAHLRAQDRSEDRV; encoded by the coding sequence ATGCCCAACTCCAGTGGCCCTCGTCAGGGAACGCGGAACAAGCTATCGAACGATCCTCGAGATCGGGGAACGTCCCCACCACAGCGTGCGATTCAGCAGTACGAAACCGGTGAGATGGTTCACCTGAAGATCGACCCGAGCGTCCACAAGGGCCGATACCACCCGCGCTTCGACGGCCAGACCGGCGAAGTCGTCGGCAAACAGGGGAACGCGTTCAAGGTTCAGATCACCGACGGCGGTAAGGAAAAGACCCTGATCGTCACAGCAGCCCACCTGCGCGCACAGGACCGGTCGGAAGACCGCGTCTGA
- a CDS encoding DUF655 domain-containing protein, with translation MSEADSDGMDVRRAVVLDYLAHGLSDDGRPQYEKSPAGYALGIDDFQLYQVAFDEDERLTIGSEVVVEPADERDIVTESHRVEYDDLSSGAQTELEYVVQDIVEEDEERFVDFYNDAQPITLRLHQLNLLPGIGKKLRNGILDERKRKPFESFEELTERVSGLHDPDDILVERILEELRDDDLKYQTFVGRREEQDRTQ, from the coding sequence ATGAGCGAAGCCGACAGCGACGGGATGGACGTTCGGCGCGCGGTCGTATTGGATTACCTTGCACATGGTCTGTCGGACGACGGACGACCGCAGTACGAAAAGTCCCCGGCAGGGTACGCTCTCGGTATCGACGACTTTCAGCTCTATCAGGTCGCCTTCGACGAGGACGAACGCCTCACGATCGGTAGCGAAGTCGTCGTCGAGCCGGCCGACGAGCGCGACATCGTCACCGAGTCACACCGAGTCGAGTACGACGACCTGTCCTCCGGAGCACAGACGGAACTCGAGTACGTCGTCCAGGATATCGTCGAGGAGGACGAAGAACGATTCGTCGACTTCTATAACGACGCTCAGCCGATTACGTTGCGCCTTCACCAGCTGAATTTGTTGCCCGGGATCGGCAAGAAGCTTCGAAACGGTATCCTCGACGAACGAAAGCGAAAACCCTTCGAAAGCTTCGAGGAACTCACGGAGCGAGTCTCCGGGCTGCACGATCCCGACGATATCCTCGTCGAGCGCATTCTCGAGGAACTGCGCGACGACGATCTGAAGTACCAGACGTTCGTCGGTCGCCGCGAAGAACAGGACCGAACCCAGTAG